One window of the Montipora foliosa isolate CH-2021 chromosome 4, ASM3666993v2, whole genome shotgun sequence genome contains the following:
- the LOC137999548 gene encoding major facilitator superfamily domain-containing protein 12-like — protein MGCRALCQVFNKERCSDEPQGKRKDSKSRTPLKQRMSYCTGHIFNDLCSAVWFTYFIVYFNKVVGLSTTETGLLFLIAQGSDAVLTPFMGIGCDRLVLKRLSHYGKRKSWHLFGTIFVAIAWPFIMSPCFVCSSSSTSWLPMVYYSVAVIIFHVGWAAVQIAHLSLIPEIAKRPGEIVELNAVRSGLTFVCGIFIYVVTWVLLGQESEEGISPNLKREFTHLSIIVVGTGFFFSFLFHWGTVEPVSSTTDEDRVASEPSDAEQSYEQDSLCIETVGRELVEQSPKTWRQWFKDPKFYAMGVVYTCTRITVNVSQSYFPFYLTDALHFQKEAIAYFPLVILVSGAFSSVMVKNISKRLGTKWTFCIASAVVICACAWFYVQTISARDAVYAAAFVMGSGNSVMLVTVLSMTADMIGLDKASGGFVYSFMGFLDKGFVGVVVLIIQTFYPDSPEGVTCEQCIMYVRLVFSLAPGISALVAMVIVAFVFKSHLVLSCRPRVETIHQCTQTEEDGTFDFYANVVYLPSTNV, from the exons ATGGGTTGTCGTGCCTTGTGTCAGGTTTTTAACAAAGAGCGCTGCTCTGACGAACCGCAAGGCAAACGTAAAGATTCTAAAAGCCGCACTCCGCTCAAACAACGAATGTCATACTGCACTGGACACATTTTCAATGATTTGTGCTCTGCAGTGTGGTTCACCTATTTTATAGTTTACTTTAACAAAGTTGTTGGACTTTCCACCACCGAGACAGGTCTTCTCTTCTTGATTGCGCAAGGCTCAGACGCAGTTCTGACCCCGTTCATGGGGATTGGTTGCGATCGGCTCGTTCTAAAACGTCTTTCACATTACGGCAAAAGAAAATCGTGGCATTTATTCGGTACAATTTTCGTAGCGATTGCATGGCCCTTTATCATGAGTCCTTGCTTCGTATGTTCTAGCAGTAGCACGAGTTGGTTGCCGATGGTTTATTATTCGGTTGCTGTGATCATCTTTCACGTTGGCTGGGCGGCGGTTCAGATCGCTCATTTATCATTAATCCCTGAGATTGCAAAACGACCTGGCGAAATAGTGGAGTTAAACGCCGTGAG GTCAGGGCTGACATTTGTGTGTggtatatttatttatgtagTCACATGGGTTTTGCTTGGACAAGAAAGCGAGGAAGGAATCAGTCCAAACTTGAAACGAGAATTCACG CATTTGAGCATAATCGTTGTTGGTACAggatttttcttttcgtttttattcCACTGGGGAACAGTTGAGCCTGTATCTTCAACAACAGACGAAGATAGAGTCGCTTCAG AGCCATCAGACGCAGAGCAATCCTATGAACAAGATTCGTTGTGTATCGAAACAGTGGGGAGAGAATTGGTGGAACAAAGTCCCAAAACATGGCGACAGTGGTTCAAAGATCCAAAATTTTACGCG ATGGGCGTGGTCTACACGTGTACTCGCATCACTGTAAATGTTTCACAGTCTTACTTTCCATTCTATTTGACAGACGCTCTTCATTTTCAGAAA GAAGCCATTGCATATTTTCCCTTGGTGATCCTTGtcagtggagcgttttcaagtGTTATGGTTAAGAATATCAGTAAGAGATTGGGAACCAAG TGGACTTTCTGCATTGCAAGCGCAGTCGTCATTTGCGCATGTGCGTGGTTCTATGTTCAGACCATTTCAGCTCGTGATGCTGTATATGCTGCAGCATTCGTCATGGGCAGCGGCAACTCGGTCATGCTCGTGACGGTACTCTCCATGACAGCTGATATGATTGGACTCGACAAG GCTTCTGGAGGCTTTGTGTATTCATTCATGGGTTTCTTAGACAAAGGATTTGTTGGTGTGGTGGTTTTAATAATCCAGACATTTTATCCTGACAGTCCTGAGGG AGTCACGTGTGAACAGTGTATCATGTACGTGCGCCTAGTGTTCTCTTTGGCTCCTGGCATATCAGCACTTGTCGCCATGGTAATTGTGGCATTTGTGTTCAAGTCGCATCTTGTGTTGTCTTGTCGACCAAGAG TTGAGACAATCCATCAGTGTACTCAAACAGAAGAGGATGGCACTTTTGATTTCTACGCAAACGTTGTTTATCTTCCTTCCACAAATGTATAA